The Streptomyces sp. WZ-12 genome segment AACCGGCCGTCCTCGTCCTGGACGAGGCCACCAGTTCGGTCGACACCCGCACCGAGGTGCTCATCCAACGCGCCATGAACTCCCTGCGGGCGGGCCGCACCAGCTTCGTGATCGCGCACCGCCTGACCACCATCCGCGATGCGGACCTGATCGTGGTGATGGACGCCGGCCGCATCGTCGAGCGGGGCACACACGATGAACTGCTGCGCGCCCGGGGCCTCTACGCCCGCCTCCACGCGGCCCGCTCCCACAGCCCCGCGGCGGCCGGAGGCATCCGTTGATCGAACTGATCCTGCCCTCCGTGGTCACCACCGAGGCGGCCTACGACGACCGGCCCCGTCCCGGAGACCGGCTCCTGCCGCCGGAACGCGAGGTCATCGCCACCGCCGTCGCGCCGCGGCAGCGCGAGTTCACCACCGTCCGCCATCTGGCCCGCCGCGCCCTGCGCCGGCTCGGCCACCCCGATGCGCCCCTCCTCCCCAACCGGCGCGGCGTCCCGCAGTGGCCGCCCGGCAGCGTCGGGAGCCTGACGCACTGCGCGGGCTACCGCGCCGCGGCGGTCTCCCCGACCTGCCTCTCGGCCGCCGTCGGCATCGACGCGGAGCCGAACGCGGCCCTCCCCGACGGCATCCTGGACGCCGTCAGCCTCCCCTCCGAACGCCCTCACCTGGTGGCCCTCGCGGCCCACCGCCCCGATGTCCACTGGGACCGGCTGCTGTTCAGCGCCAAGGAGAGCGTCTTCAAGGCGTGGCACCTGCTCAGTCGCCGCGAACTCGGCTTCACCGAGGCCGAGATCACCATCGACCCGTCCGACGGCACGTTCGCCGCCCGCCTCCTGGTCCCCGGCCCCGATTGGGCCGGCCATCGCCTCACCACCCTCACCGGCCGCTGGCACTCCACCCATCCCCTTCTCACCACGGCCGTCCACCTCCCGTCCCCGACCGCACCCACCACATGAGCTCCCCGGGAAGCGCCTCGCCCCTGCTCCCCCGAGAATCCCGCCCGCCACCTCGGGCCAAGGTCAAGCACGGGGCCACACTCACCCGTCAACTCCCACCCAGAACAAGCCACGTTCGGATGAAACTCGCCGACTTCTTCCCACCTCGCGATGCGAAATGGGTCATACAGAACTGTGCATATCCACGAGGAACATGTCAGCGAGCCCGGCATGATCGTCATCGACGTCACCGCCGCCGACGAAGCCACCGCCACCCTTGCCGCCGCCGAGCTGGGGCGCCTGTGGCGTTCCAGCGGACCGTCCGCCCCTTGGCACACGCCGGGCCGCCCGGGCGTCTCCGTCCGGGCCTACCTGGACCTGCGTCAGCGGCCGGTCACCGCGGCCGACGACGTGTATCCCCTGCCCGGTCCGCGACGGAAATACCGCACTCACGGCAAGTAGGCCA includes the following:
- a CDS encoding 4'-phosphopantetheinyl transferase family protein, which codes for MIELILPSVVTTEAAYDDRPRPGDRLLPPEREVIATAVAPRQREFTTVRHLARRALRRLGHPDAPLLPNRRGVPQWPPGSVGSLTHCAGYRAAAVSPTCLSAAVGIDAEPNAALPDGILDAVSLPSERPHLVALAAHRPDVHWDRLLFSAKESVFKAWHLLSRRELGFTEAEITIDPSDGTFAARLLVPGPDWAGHRLTTLTGRWHSTHPLLTTAVHLPSPTAPTT
- a CDS encoding DUF6207 family protein, with translation MRNGSYRTVHIHEEHVSEPGMIVIDVTAADEATATLAAAELGRLWRSSGPSAPWHTPGRPGVSVRAYLDLRQRPVTAADDVYPLPGPRRKYRTHGK